A genomic window from Polaribacter gangjinensis includes:
- a CDS encoding T9SS type A sorting domain-containing protein, producing the protein MKKNYFKILGGLFLMLFISVQSFAQLGTTTFNTASDIAGNYGGTWTNGSNQGSGFGTWVFTNSVSNSGFYIGGTGQGDPSFGIYSENSGNFAAAQRNFSSALKMGEKISVNIGHTATINGEIFVQLLDDGAPVFTLKFVGGDDRWRINDGGSDFDSGQMYSANNSLAFTFSYNEDGTYSYSFGSGNGSNFTATNNISGINSIKFQTTNQGGGQNFGFNNLSIDSKYTITNNSTVASDANITIPYLEVQAGSTVNIGTNSNTTISGNLTVNGNLNINSGSSLIVNGTSTGNVTYNRAIDFVSGNLNGWHLVSSPVSGEDMTDMRANNNFAPGSGGDRIGFASYTPTTNQWSYFTTASTDALAAGKGFSAKLGSTGNLSFTGTINTADVNVSITSDVTGYFNLVGNPYTSFINSKTFLEDNTNLFPADIWVWDSATNNYITYSAVDEFKVAPGQGFFVKATSGTTVDFTASNQLHNADTFQKSSKIEVKLMMNDGSADRFAKMYYLDNATKGFDNGFDGETFGGIENNVDVFTNLLENNEGKKFQVQSLPIAEMETMIVPVGVKAAAGKEITFTAEAMNLPGDVKVFLEDRVTNTITRLDQANTSYKVTLNDALNGTGRFFLHTKASGVLSTDDIALQNTSIYAINNNTLRVVGLPSGNANVKMYSILGKQVMQTSFSSTGVKEISLPKLSTGMYIVQVETAAGKLNKKIVLE; encoded by the coding sequence ATGAAAAAAAATTATTTTAAAATTTTGGGAGGATTGTTTCTAATGCTTTTTATTAGCGTACAATCTTTTGCTCAATTAGGAACAACAACATTTAATACAGCATCTGATATTGCTGGAAATTATGGAGGAACTTGGACTAATGGATCAAATCAAGGGTCAGGATTTGGTACTTGGGTATTTACAAATAGTGTTTCGAACAGTGGATTCTATATTGGTGGAACTGGACAAGGAGATCCTAGCTTTGGAATTTACTCAGAGAATAGTGGAAACTTTGCTGCTGCGCAAAGAAATTTTTCATCAGCTCTAAAAATGGGTGAAAAAATTTCAGTAAATATTGGACACACAGCAACTATTAATGGTGAAATTTTTGTTCAACTTTTAGATGATGGTGCTCCTGTATTTACTCTAAAATTTGTTGGAGGGGATGATAGATGGAGAATTAATGACGGAGGGTCAGATTTTGATTCTGGTCAAATGTATTCAGCAAATAATAGTCTAGCATTTACTTTTAGTTATAATGAAGATGGTACATATTCTTACTCTTTCGGATCTGGAAATGGATCAAACTTTACAGCAACTAACAATATTTCAGGAATAAACAGTATTAAATTTCAAACTACTAATCAAGGTGGAGGTCAAAATTTTGGTTTTAATAATTTAAGCATTGATAGTAAATATACAATCACAAACAATAGTACTGTTGCTTCCGATGCAAATATTACAATTCCTTACTTAGAAGTTCAGGCTGGTAGTACTGTAAACATTGGTACTAACAGTAATACAACTATATCTGGTAATCTTACAGTTAATGGAAATTTAAACATTAATTCAGGAAGCTCTTTAATCGTAAACGGAACCTCAACAGGAAATGTAACATACAATAGAGCCATTGATTTTGTTTCAGGAAATTTAAATGGTTGGCATTTGGTTTCTTCACCAGTTTCTGGAGAAGATATGACAGACATGAGAGCAAATAATAATTTTGCGCCTGGATCAGGTGGTGATAGAATAGGCTTTGCATCATATACGCCAACTACAAATCAATGGAGTTATTTTACTACTGCATCAACAGATGCATTGGCAGCAGGAAAAGGTTTTTCAGCTAAACTAGGAAGCACAGGAAACCTTTCTTTTACAGGAACAATCAACACAGCTGATGTTAATGTTTCAATTACTTCTGATGTAACTGGATATTTTAATTTAGTGGGGAACCCATATACTTCTTTTATAAATAGTAAAACTTTCTTAGAAGATAATACAAACTTATTTCCTGCAGATATTTGGGTATGGGATTCAGCAACGAATAATTACATTACATATTCTGCTGTTGATGAATTTAAAGTTGCTCCAGGTCAAGGTTTTTTTGTAAAAGCAACTAGTGGTACAACTGTTGATTTTACAGCATCAAATCAACTACACAATGCTGACACTTTCCAAAAATCATCCAAAATAGAAGTAAAATTAATGATGAATGATGGTTCTGCTGATCGTTTTGCTAAAATGTATTACCTAGACAATGCAACTAAAGGTTTTGACAACGGTTTTGACGGCGAAACATTTGGAGGTATTGAAAACAATGTAGATGTATTTACAAACTTATTAGAAAACAACGAGGGTAAAAAATTCCAAGTTCAATCATTACCAATTGCTGAAATGGAAACCATGATTGTTCCTGTAGGTGTAAAAGCAGCTGCTGGTAAAGAAATCACGTTTACTGCAGAAGCTATGAATTTACCTGGAGATGTAAAAGTATTCTTAGAAGATAGAGTAACAAATACCATTACTCGTTTAGACCAAGCAAACACTTCTTACAAAGTAACTTTGAATGATGCTTTAAACGGAACAGGACGTTTCTTTTTACACACCAAAGCATCAGGTGTATTGAGTACTGATGATATCGCTTTACAAAACACAAGCATATATGCCATCAACAACAATACTTTGAGAGTAGTTGGTTTACCATCAGGAAATGCCAATGTAAAAATGTACAGCATTTTAGGAAAACAAGTGATGCAAACTTCTTTTAGTTCAACAGGAGTGAAAGAGATTTCATTACCAAAATTGTCAACAGGAATGTACATTGTACAAGTAGAAACTGCTGCTGGCAAATTGAACAAGAAAATCGTTTTAGAATAA